The Vibrio astriarenae genome contains a region encoding:
- the nlpD gene encoding murein hydrolase activator NlpD, which produces MSFSLRAILLAWVMLLVGCAASSPAPVSGLSKYENTQRGSYRGSFYEVQKGDTLYFIAYVTDKDVKEIIQNNRLQEPYTIYPGQKLRLWGQSYQAPVYGKRQPEPEKKVTKTAAASSAKKQQPASQAKPAQESKNSTQAQAQKQTGATSQVQQTPPKKQVDQSKSKEYVGNKSQQSVNKKVNDSKPTNGKVAKWLWPTKGRVVKNFAAGDQGNKGIDIAGQRGQAVVSTADGSVVYSGNALRGYGNLVIVKHNDDYLSAYAHNDKLLVNEGQSVKAGQQIATMGSSGASSVRLHFEIRYQGKSVNPKKYLP; this is translated from the coding sequence ATGTCTTTCTCTTTGCGTGCCATATTGCTGGCTTGGGTCATGTTGTTGGTGGGATGCGCTGCATCTTCGCCAGCACCTGTCTCAGGTTTGAGCAAGTATGAAAATACGCAACGAGGCAGTTATCGAGGTAGCTTTTATGAGGTGCAGAAGGGGGACACCCTATACTTCATTGCTTACGTCACTGATAAAGATGTTAAAGAAATTATACAGAACAACCGCTTGCAAGAGCCGTACACCATCTATCCAGGGCAAAAATTAAGGCTCTGGGGACAGTCATACCAAGCGCCAGTCTATGGTAAACGCCAGCCTGAGCCAGAAAAAAAAGTCACCAAAACTGCAGCGGCTTCTTCAGCGAAAAAACAGCAGCCAGCCTCGCAGGCCAAGCCAGCTCAGGAGAGTAAAAACTCTACACAAGCGCAAGCTCAGAAACAAACTGGAGCGACCTCACAAGTTCAGCAAACGCCACCTAAAAAGCAGGTTGATCAATCCAAATCAAAGGAGTATGTTGGAAACAAGAGTCAACAATCTGTTAACAAAAAAGTTAATGACTCGAAACCAACCAACGGTAAAGTGGCCAAATGGTTATGGCCAACCAAAGGTAGAGTGGTTAAAAACTTCGCTGCAGGGGATCAAGGCAATAAAGGGATCGACATAGCCGGTCAAAGAGGACAAGCCGTCGTTTCAACTGCAGATGGAAGTGTCGTTTACTCAGGCAATGCACTGAGAGGGTATGGTAACTTGGTTATAGTGAAACATAACGACGACTATTTGAGTGCTTACGCCCACAACGATAAATTACTTGTGAATGAAGGACAAAGCGTGAAAGCAGGCCAGCAAATTGCCACCATGGGAAGTTCAGGTGCCAGCAGCGTCCGACTACATTTTGAAATTCGTTACCAAGGAAAATCAGTCAACCCCAAAAAATACTTGCCGTAG
- a CDS encoding protein-L-isoaspartate(D-aspartate) O-methyltransferase — protein MSHPQADNLIAFLVANGIQDQAVLNAIYRLPRENFVSQAMVHQAYDNNALPIGQGQTISQPYIVARMTELLNLNHKSRVLEIGTGSGYQTAVLAQLVEHVFSVERIKALQWEAKRRLKQLDFYNVSTKHADGWKGWPVKGPFDAIIVTAAAETVPQALLQQLSDGGVMVIPVGSDEQQLLRIMRMGDEYRSEVIELVRFVPLVPGDVA, from the coding sequence ATGTCTCACCCACAAGCTGACAATTTGATCGCGTTTCTAGTAGCAAATGGGATCCAAGATCAAGCCGTACTCAATGCTATCTATCGTCTGCCTCGAGAGAATTTTGTGTCGCAGGCGATGGTTCATCAAGCCTACGACAATAATGCTTTGCCTATTGGCCAGGGGCAGACGATTTCACAACCCTATATTGTGGCGAGAATGACGGAGCTGCTGAATCTCAATCATAAGAGTAGAGTGCTTGAAATTGGTACCGGTTCAGGCTATCAGACGGCAGTGCTGGCGCAGCTCGTCGAGCATGTGTTCTCAGTGGAACGCATTAAAGCTCTGCAATGGGAAGCGAAACGACGTCTCAAGCAACTCGACTTTTACAATGTCTCAACCAAGCATGCCGATGGTTGGAAAGGCTGGCCGGTCAAGGGCCCGTTTGATGCAATTATTGTCACAGCAGCTGCGGAAACTGTTCCTCAAGCCCTTTTACAGCAGTTGAGTGACGGCGGTGTGATGGTGATTCCAGTAGGCAGTGATGAGCAACAACTACTGCGTATTATGCGCATGGGCGATGAATATCGTTCAGAAGTTATTGAGTTAGTTAGATTTGTTCCATTAGTGCCGGGAGATGTTGCTTAA
- the surE gene encoding 5'/3'-nucleotidase SurE, which produces MKILLSNDDGVHAEGIHQLADALRDIAEITIVAPDRNRSGASNSLTLEQPLRVAEIAPRVFSVQGTPTDCVHFALNELMKDDLPDLVLSGINHGANLGDDTLYSGTVAAAMEGHFLGVQSIAFSLVGKNHFAQAAKVARTLVEQHLAQPIPTNRLLNVNIPDKKCDDFEIKITRLGARHHAENMIKQQDPRGHDIYWLGPPGKEQDAGEGTDFHAVEHGYVSITPLQVDLTAHESIRAMNEWLKDKS; this is translated from the coding sequence ATGAAGATCCTTTTAAGTAACGATGATGGGGTGCATGCGGAAGGCATCCATCAACTAGCGGATGCCCTCAGAGATATTGCTGAGATTACGATTGTTGCACCAGATAGGAACCGCTCTGGTGCGTCAAACTCACTGACCTTAGAGCAGCCGCTGCGTGTCGCTGAAATAGCACCGCGCGTATTTTCGGTTCAGGGAACGCCAACCGATTGTGTCCACTTCGCTCTGAACGAGTTAATGAAAGATGATCTGCCCGATTTGGTATTGAGTGGGATTAACCATGGTGCCAATCTAGGCGACGACACGCTCTATTCAGGAACGGTAGCGGCAGCGATGGAAGGGCACTTCTTGGGTGTGCAATCGATCGCTTTCTCGCTCGTTGGTAAAAATCACTTTGCACAGGCCGCAAAAGTAGCGAGAACTCTCGTTGAGCAACATCTAGCGCAACCAATTCCTACTAATCGCTTGCTCAATGTTAATATACCTGATAAGAAGTGTGATGATTTCGAGATAAAAATCACACGTTTAGGTGCCAGACATCATGCGGAGAATATGATTAAGCAGCAAGATCCTCGTGGTCATGATATCTATTGGCTTGGTCCTCCCGGAAAAGAGCAGGATGCGGGGGAAGGGACGGACTTTCATGCTGTTGAGCATGGTTATGTCTCAATCACACCTTTACAAGTGGATCTCACCGCCCATGAATCTATAAGAGCAATGAACGAGTGGTTAAAGGATAAGAGTTAA
- the truD gene encoding tRNA pseudouridine(13) synthase TruD: MFDILSEFSYAFGKPSAKAKIKAQAADFVVIEDLGFELTGEGEHLMVRIQKTGENTAFVANELAKACGVASKAVSWAGLKDRHAVTEQWLSVHLPTGETPDFSAFLAQYPSIKILDITRHNKKLRPGDLIGNAFTLRLTEVSDVTEVEARLEKVKQLGVPNYFGAQRFGREGNNLSEARRWGRDNVRTRNQNKRSLYLSAARSWIFNRIVSDRIEQGLFEQVIQGDVIAQQGVAGFSAPVVKEQIESLNSEFSSGTISITAALAGDNALPTADAALAIEQPIVDQEADLMALIRGNRMRHERRSIALKPQDLSWEVEGDSITLSFSLDAGSFATSIVRELVEEIPVERVYEN; encoded by the coding sequence ATGTTTGATATTTTAAGTGAATTCTCATATGCGTTTGGCAAGCCAAGCGCGAAAGCAAAGATTAAAGCGCAAGCAGCCGACTTTGTTGTTATTGAAGATCTCGGCTTTGAGCTCACCGGAGAAGGTGAGCACTTGATGGTGCGTATCCAAAAGACGGGTGAGAACACGGCTTTCGTTGCTAATGAGTTGGCAAAAGCCTGTGGTGTTGCGTCTAAAGCGGTAAGTTGGGCTGGTTTGAAAGACCGCCATGCAGTCACGGAGCAGTGGTTGAGTGTGCACCTTCCAACAGGTGAGACGCCTGATTTTTCAGCTTTCCTAGCGCAGTACCCAAGCATCAAAATTCTGGATATTACACGCCATAATAAGAAACTGCGCCCCGGTGATCTTATCGGTAATGCATTCACGCTGCGTTTGACTGAGGTGTCAGATGTCACAGAGGTTGAGGCGCGCCTTGAAAAAGTGAAACAGCTAGGTGTACCGAACTATTTTGGTGCTCAGCGTTTTGGCCGTGAAGGCAACAACCTATCAGAGGCTCGTCGTTGGGGACGTGATAATGTCCGTACCCGCAATCAGAACAAGCGTAGCCTTTACCTCTCAGCAGCCCGCTCGTGGATCTTCAACCGTATTGTGTCTGATCGAATTGAACAAGGTTTGTTTGAGCAGGTGATTCAAGGCGATGTGATTGCTCAGCAAGGTGTGGCAGGATTTTCTGCACCAGTGGTAAAAGAGCAGATTGAATCACTCAACAGTGAGTTTTCATCAGGCACTATCAGCATCACAGCGGCGCTAGCCGGTGACAATGCGCTACCAACTGCAGACGCTGCCCTGGCTATCGAACAGCCAATAGTCGATCAAGAAGCGGATCTGATGGCGCTTATTCGTGGTAATCGCATGCGTCACGAGCGACGTTCTATTGCGCTTAAACCACAAGATCTCAGCTGGGAAGTGGAAGGGGACAGTATTACGCTATCGTTTAGTCTAGATGCTGGCTCTTTCGCGACTTCTATTGTTCGAGAGTTGGTGGAAGAGATCCCTGTTGAGCGAGTGTACGAAAACTGA
- the ispF gene encoding 2-C-methyl-D-erythritol 2,4-cyclodiphosphate synthase yields the protein MMRIGHGFDVHKFGGEGPVIIGGVAIPYEQGLIAHSDGDVALHALCDALLGAIAAGDIGRHFPDTDDKWKGADSRELLKDVYRRVKEQGYVLGNADITIMAQAPKMAPHIEAMCTVIAQDLETDVANINVKATTTERLGFTGRKEGIATEAVVLLFKQEL from the coding sequence ATCATGAGAATAGGTCATGGTTTTGATGTACATAAATTTGGTGGTGAAGGCCCGGTGATTATTGGTGGTGTTGCTATTCCGTATGAGCAAGGGCTGATTGCACATTCTGATGGTGATGTTGCGCTTCATGCCCTTTGTGATGCACTGCTTGGTGCCATTGCGGCTGGCGACATTGGTCGACACTTCCCTGACACCGATGATAAATGGAAAGGGGCGGACAGTCGCGAACTGCTAAAAGATGTGTATCGTCGCGTCAAAGAGCAAGGCTATGTGTTGGGTAATGCGGACATTACCATCATGGCACAAGCGCCGAAAATGGCACCGCACATTGAAGCGATGTGTACTGTTATCGCACAAGATTTAGAAACGGATGTTGCCAACATTAATGTGAAGGCAACCACCACCGAACGTCTGGGTTTTACCGGGCGTAAAGAAGGCATTGCGACAGAAGCTGTAGTTTTGCTGTTTAAGCAGGAGTTGTAA
- the ispD gene encoding 2-C-methyl-D-erythritol 4-phosphate cytidylyltransferase: MQTIYAIIPAAGVGSRMQADKPKQYLTLQGKTILEHTAALFLQRDDIKQVIIAVSADDPYFDSLSFASHPKVVRVAGGKERADTVLSALQYIDAQEDGECWAMVHDAARPCLQQVDIDKLKEGVSGHPVGGILAAPVRDTMKRGNAQANIDSTVDRDNLWHALTPQLFPLQSLKESLEKALSEGYQVTDEASALEFVGQAPALIAGRADNIKITRPEDLALAQFYLMNATSNQQ; the protein is encoded by the coding sequence ATGCAAACCATCTACGCGATTATTCCTGCCGCTGGTGTAGGAAGTCGTATGCAAGCAGATAAGCCCAAGCAATATCTGACTTTGCAGGGCAAAACAATCCTTGAGCATACCGCTGCTCTCTTTCTCCAGCGTGATGATATTAAACAAGTCATTATCGCCGTCTCAGCAGATGACCCATACTTTGACTCTTTATCTTTTGCTTCGCACCCGAAAGTCGTACGAGTGGCGGGTGGTAAAGAGCGAGCCGATACGGTGTTGTCCGCTCTTCAGTACATTGATGCTCAAGAGGACGGCGAATGCTGGGCAATGGTGCATGACGCCGCAAGACCGTGTTTGCAGCAAGTGGATATCGATAAGCTTAAAGAGGGGGTTTCTGGCCACCCAGTCGGAGGCATCTTAGCCGCGCCTGTTCGCGACACCATGAAGCGCGGTAATGCACAAGCGAATATCGATAGTACGGTTGACCGAGATAACCTATGGCACGCATTAACGCCTCAGCTATTCCCTCTTCAATCACTGAAAGAGAGTCTCGAGAAAGCACTGAGTGAAGGTTATCAAGTCACTGACGAGGCCTCTGCACTTGAGTTTGTCGGACAAGCGCCTGCATTAATCGCGGGGCGTGCTGACAACATAAAAATTACTCGTCCAGAAGATTTAGCGCTCGCGCAGTTTTATCTAATGAACGCGACATCCAATCAACAATAA
- the ftsB gene encoding cell division protein FtsB, with translation MRLFALMLLLILGWLQYHLWLGKNGVADLTTTKKELAAQLQVNQNLRERNNEMFAEIDDLRQGLDAIEERARHELGMVKEDETFYRIVGEDSQH, from the coding sequence ATGCGACTCTTTGCCTTGATGCTGCTATTGATTCTGGGCTGGCTACAATATCACTTGTGGCTAGGGAAAAATGGCGTAGCGGATCTGACCACAACGAAGAAAGAGCTCGCAGCTCAGCTTCAAGTGAACCAAAATCTACGTGAACGTAACAATGAAATGTTTGCGGAGATAGACGATTTGCGTCAAGGCTTAGATGCGATTGAAGAGCGTGCCCGACATGAGTTGGGCATGGTGAAGGAAGATGAAACCTTTTACCGGATTGTCGGTGAGGACTCTCAACATTAA
- a CDS encoding undecaprenyl-diphosphate phosphatase: MTYFEAFVLALIQGLTEFLPISSSAHLILPSAVLGWDDQGLAFDVAVHVGTLAAVMIYFRKEVVTLLQAFIGSIFKGERGKEVTLAWMIIIATIPACIFGLLMKDIIEIYLRSAWVIAVTTIVFGLLLWYVDRNAKQNMDEYQVGWKKALYLGVAQAMAMIPGTSRSGITITAALHLGFTREAAARFSFLMSIPIILLAGSYLGLKLVMSGEAINVGHLTTGVIVSFISAYLCIHFFLKLISRMGMTPFVIYRLALGIGLFTFLMMG, from the coding sequence ATGACGTATTTTGAAGCGTTTGTGCTGGCCTTAATTCAAGGTTTAACGGAATTCCTCCCTATTTCTAGCTCTGCCCATTTGATCTTGCCTTCTGCAGTTTTAGGTTGGGACGACCAAGGCTTAGCCTTTGATGTCGCTGTTCACGTCGGAACACTGGCAGCGGTCATGATCTATTTCCGCAAAGAGGTTGTGACCTTGTTGCAAGCTTTTATTGGTTCGATCTTTAAAGGTGAGCGCGGTAAAGAAGTGACGCTAGCCTGGATGATCATTATCGCCACCATTCCAGCGTGTATTTTTGGTCTACTAATGAAAGATATCATCGAGATTTACCTGCGCAGTGCATGGGTAATCGCGGTAACCACCATCGTGTTTGGTTTGTTGCTTTGGTATGTTGATCGCAACGCCAAGCAGAATATGGATGAGTATCAAGTTGGCTGGAAAAAAGCGCTATACCTTGGCGTGGCTCAAGCAATGGCGATGATTCCAGGCACGTCGCGCTCTGGTATTACGATTACCGCTGCGCTTCATCTTGGCTTTACCCGTGAAGCTGCTGCGCGCTTCTCATTTCTAATGTCGATTCCGATTATTCTTCTTGCTGGCTCTTATTTAGGTCTTAAACTTGTGATGAGTGGCGAGGCAATTAACGTGGGTCATTTGACCACGGGGGTTATTGTTTCGTTTATCAGTGCGTACCTGTGTATCCACTTCTTCTTGAAGCTGATTTCACGTATGGGTATGACACCGTTTGTGATTTACCGACTTGCTCTCGGTATTGGTCTATTTACTTTCCTAATGATGGGCTAA
- the folK gene encoding 2-amino-4-hydroxy-6-hydroxymethyldihydropteridine diphosphokinase — MNTVYIGIGTNIDRHKHIEAGLRELEQLGGNLTASTIYECDAVGFESQSFFNLVAKLDTLLSLDELATNLREIEIRWGRPCNAEKNQPRTLDLDILMFGDLVSEKPTLPRDDIYKFAFVIQPLFEMSPDLVIPGTTQTVKQVWQTKQSLLTQELTKVEPWFDINN; from the coding sequence ATGAACACCGTTTATATTGGCATTGGCACCAATATTGACCGTCATAAACACATAGAGGCGGGCTTGCGAGAGCTTGAGCAGTTGGGGGGCAACCTCACTGCATCGACTATCTATGAATGTGATGCGGTGGGCTTTGAGAGCCAGTCCTTTTTCAATCTGGTCGCCAAGCTAGATACTTTACTCTCTCTTGACGAGCTCGCGACAAACTTACGTGAGATTGAGATACGCTGGGGTAGGCCTTGCAACGCGGAGAAAAACCAACCACGCACGCTGGATCTCGACATTTTAATGTTTGGTGATTTGGTGAGTGAGAAACCGACTTTGCCGCGTGATGATATCTATAAGTTCGCCTTTGTTATTCAACCCTTGTTTGAAATGAGCCCAGATCTGGTGATTCCAGGCACGACACAAACTGTCAAACAAGTATGGCAGACTAAACAATCACTTTTAACCCAAGAACTGACCAAGGTAGAACCTTGGTTTGATATAAATAACTAA
- the folB gene encoding bifunctional dihydroneopterin aldolase/7,8-dihydroneopterin epimerase — protein sequence MIRNVIVKDIVFIEQLEVITTIGVYDWEQEIKQKLVLDIEMAHDNRPAGLSDDVNDALDYSQVSEAVLQHIEGGRFLLVERVAEEIAQIIMDRFSVSWIRIRLTKPGAVAQARGVGVVIERGSR from the coding sequence ATGATTAGGAACGTCATTGTGAAGGACATTGTTTTCATCGAACAGCTTGAAGTGATCACTACCATTGGTGTGTATGACTGGGAACAAGAAATTAAGCAAAAACTGGTACTCGACATCGAGATGGCCCACGACAATCGACCTGCTGGTTTGAGTGATGATGTGAATGATGCTTTAGACTACTCACAAGTCAGTGAAGCGGTATTGCAGCATATTGAAGGTGGTCGATTCCTGTTGGTGGAGCGTGTGGCAGAAGAGATCGCGCAGATCATTATGGATCGTTTCTCTGTGAGCTGGATTCGTATTCGCCTGACCAAGCCAGGTGCAGTAGCACAAGCTCGTGGTGTGGGTGTCGTGATTGAGCGTGGAAGTCGATGA
- the plsY gene encoding glycerol-3-phosphate 1-O-acyltransferase PlsY, producing MTPLALSMIIFAYLLGSISSAVLICRLLRLPDPRTQGSHNPGATNVLRIGGKKAAAAVLLCDMLKGTIPVWGGYFLQIDSWLLGLVAISACLGHMYPLFFHFKGGKGVATALGALAPIGLDLTGLVILTWLTIATLFRYSSLAAIVTVLLAPFYTWLIKPQYTLPVAMLCCLIVLRHHQNIRRLFEGTEPKVGEKKRA from the coding sequence ATGACGCCACTAGCACTTAGTATGATCATTTTCGCCTACCTTTTAGGCTCGATCTCGAGTGCGGTTTTGATCTGTCGTCTACTGCGACTGCCTGATCCAAGAACCCAAGGCTCTCATAACCCAGGGGCGACCAATGTCTTGCGTATCGGTGGAAAAAAAGCAGCCGCGGCCGTGCTACTGTGCGACATGTTAAAAGGGACGATTCCTGTTTGGGGCGGCTATTTCCTGCAGATTGATTCATGGCTACTCGGCTTGGTGGCAATCTCAGCCTGCCTTGGCCACATGTATCCGCTGTTTTTTCACTTTAAAGGTGGAAAAGGCGTCGCGACGGCGCTGGGTGCTCTCGCTCCCATCGGTTTAGACCTCACAGGGTTAGTCATTCTAACTTGGCTAACCATCGCCACCTTATTTCGCTACTCTTCACTCGCCGCTATTGTTACGGTATTACTTGCACCGTTTTATACTTGGCTGATTAAGCCCCAATACACGCTACCGGTTGCGATGCTCTGTTGCTTAATCGTCTTGAGGCACCATCAAAACATTCGTCGCCTATTCGAAGGTACCGAACCAAAAGTGGGCGAAAAAAAACGCGCCTAA
- the tsaD gene encoding tRNA (adenosine(37)-N6)-threonylcarbamoyltransferase complex transferase subunit TsaD — protein MRIVGIETSCDETGIAIYDDEKGLLSHQLYSQVKLHADYGGVVPELASRDHVKKTIPLIKEALKEAGLTPKDIDGVAYTAGPGLVGALLVGATIGRSLAYAWGVPAVPVHHMEGHLLAPMLEDNPPPFPFVAVLVSGGHSMMVEVKGIGEYKILGESIDDAAGEAFDKTAKLMGLDYPGGPLLSKLAEKGTPGRFKFPRPMTDRPGLDMSFSGLKTFTANTIAANGDDEQTRADIALAFEEAVCATLTIKCKRALEQTGFKRIVIAGGVSANRRLRADLAKLAEKIGGEIYYPRTEFCTDNGAMIAFAGMQRLKNGEVADLSVQATPRWPIDSLEPLKS, from the coding sequence ATGCGCATTGTAGGCATTGAAACCTCTTGTGATGAAACAGGCATCGCTATCTATGACGATGAAAAAGGTCTGTTGTCTCACCAATTATACAGCCAAGTAAAGCTACATGCCGATTATGGCGGTGTGGTTCCTGAATTGGCATCACGCGATCACGTGAAAAAAACCATTCCTCTTATTAAAGAGGCCCTCAAAGAGGCCGGTTTAACGCCAAAAGACATTGATGGTGTTGCTTATACTGCTGGACCTGGTCTGGTTGGTGCGCTACTTGTCGGCGCAACGATTGGTCGCAGCCTTGCTTACGCTTGGGGTGTTCCTGCTGTTCCTGTTCACCATATGGAAGGGCACCTGCTCGCTCCTATGCTAGAAGATAACCCACCTCCATTCCCGTTTGTCGCGGTATTGGTGTCTGGTGGTCACTCTATGATGGTGGAAGTGAAAGGCATTGGTGAGTACAAAATACTGGGTGAGTCGATTGATGATGCTGCGGGTGAAGCATTTGATAAGACAGCTAAGTTAATGGGACTGGATTACCCAGGTGGCCCTTTGCTTTCCAAACTCGCAGAGAAAGGCACGCCGGGTCGCTTTAAGTTCCCACGACCAATGACGGATCGCCCAGGTTTAGACATGAGCTTTTCAGGCTTGAAGACATTCACGGCTAACACGATTGCTGCAAATGGTGATGACGAACAAACACGCGCTGATATTGCGCTTGCGTTTGAAGAGGCGGTATGTGCCACTTTGACCATCAAGTGCAAACGTGCGTTAGAGCAAACGGGTTTCAAGCGTATCGTGATTGCTGGTGGTGTCAGTGCAAACCGTCGCCTGCGAGCTGACCTTGCGAAATTGGCTGAGAAAATTGGTGGCGAGATATATTACCCGCGTACAGAGTTCTGTACCGACAATGGCGCGATGATTGCTTTTGCAGGCATGCAGCGCTTGAAAAATGGTGAGGTTGCAGACCTAAGCGTACAAGCTACCCCACGTTGGCCGATAGATTCGCTTGAGCCACTAAAGTCTTAA
- the rpsU gene encoding 30S ribosomal protein S21, translated as MPVVKVRENEPFDVALRRFKRSCEKAGILSEVRRREHYEKPTTVRKRAKAAAQKRHAKKLARENARRVRLY; from the coding sequence ATGCCAGTAGTTAAAGTACGTGAAAACGAACCGTTCGACGTTGCACTACGTCGTTTCAAGCGCTCTTGCGAAAAAGCAGGTATCCTTTCTGAAGTGCGTCGTCGTGAGCACTACGAAAAACCAACTACAGTTCGCAAACGCGCTAAAGCAGCAGCTCAAAAGCGTCACGCTAAGAAGCTTGCTCGCGAAAACGCTCGTCGCGTTCGCCTGTACTAA
- a CDS encoding GatB/YqeY domain-containing protein translates to MALIDTLKEEQKLAMKAKDKLRLGTIRLALSAIKQREVDEQITLSDDDIIAVLTKMVKQRRDSVAQYESANRQDLADVEKAEITVLEDFMPQPLTDEEVAALIESAIADSGAAGMQDMGKVMGVLKPQIQGRADMGKVSGLVRSKLA, encoded by the coding sequence ATGGCTCTTATTGATACTCTCAAAGAAGAGCAAAAATTAGCGATGAAAGCCAAGGACAAATTGCGCCTTGGCACTATTCGTTTAGCTCTTTCGGCGATTAAGCAACGTGAAGTTGACGAGCAGATCACTCTGTCTGACGACGACATTATTGCTGTGTTGACCAAGATGGTTAAACAACGTCGCGACTCTGTCGCTCAATACGAATCTGCCAATCGTCAAGATTTAGCAGACGTGGAAAAAGCAGAAATTACCGTACTTGAGGATTTCATGCCTCAACCACTGACAGACGAAGAAGTAGCTGCACTGATTGAAAGTGCGATTGCGGATTCTGGCGCAGCGGGCATGCAAGACATGGGTAAAGTAATGGGCGTTTTGAAGCCGCAAATTCAAGGGCGTGCAGATATGGGTAAAGTCAGTGGTTTAGTTCGCTCTAAACTGGCTTAA